In Kineococcus mangrovi, the following are encoded in one genomic region:
- a CDS encoding copper chaperone PCu(A)C gives MTTTSQATTSQGTTPTAVPATVALPARAGRSGRGAGQSRRRLALAAAPLLAVVGLAACSGGARSTDGVAAPAATTSTAPSAGSTGGGEASAVTITDPWVKAADTGMTAAFATLSNTGAEDVHIVSATTASSTSTELHEMATDASGAMVMRPKEGGFVVPAGGTHELSPGGDHLMLMSVTAPVLPGQDVTITLTAEDGSTVDLTAPARSYSGANESYDGDGDGEADGTGTVEGGHGTEGMEHSGAPTTATATP, from the coding sequence ATGACCACCACCTCGCAGGCCACCACCTCGCAGGGCACCACCCCCACGGCCGTCCCCGCCACCGTCGCGCTACCCGCTCGTGCGGGCCGGTCGGGGCGCGGCGCCGGGCAGTCCCGCCGCCGGCTGGCGTTGGCCGCTGCTCCGCTGCTGGCCGTCGTCGGGCTCGCCGCGTGCTCCGGCGGAGCGAGGAGCACCGACGGCGTGGCCGCACCCGCCGCCACCACCTCCACCGCACCCTCGGCCGGCAGCACCGGGGGTGGGGAGGCGTCGGCGGTGACCATCACCGACCCGTGGGTGAAAGCCGCCGACACCGGCATGACGGCTGCGTTCGCCACCTTGAGCAACACCGGCGCCGAGGACGTGCACATCGTCTCGGCCACCACAGCGTCCTCGACCAGCACGGAGCTGCACGAGATGGCCACCGACGCCTCCGGCGCGATGGTCATGCGCCCGAAGGAGGGTGGGTTCGTCGTCCCCGCCGGCGGCACCCACGAGCTGTCCCCCGGTGGGGACCACCTGATGCTCATGTCGGTGACCGCCCCCGTCCTGCCCGGCCAGGACGTCACCATCACCCTGACCGCCGAGGACGGTTCCACCGTCGACCTCACCGCCCCGGCCCGCTCCTACTCCGGCGCCAACGAGTCCTACGACGGCGACGGGGACGGCGAGGCCGATGGGACGGGGACGGTGGAGGGAGGGCACGGCACGGAGGGGATGGAGCACTCCGGCGCCCCGACGACGGCGACGGCGACGCCGTGA